Genomic window (Streptomyces sp. RerS4):
TGGGCGCCTACGGCCGCAACGACTCCCTGGGCTACTTCGCCACCCGCCGCGACAAGGCCGTCGTCTTCGCCCCCAACGGCAAGGCCGCCGTCACCTACCGCGTCGAGGCCGGCGTCTGCCTGGCCAGCGGCGACCCGGTGGGCGATCCCGCCGCCTGGACGCCCGCCATCGACGCCTGGCTCGGCGTCGCCCGCCGCCACGGCTGGCAGCCCGCCGTCATGGGCGCCTCCGAGGACGGGGCGACGGCGTACGCCCGCTCCGGGTTGAGCGCCCTCCAGCTCGGCGACGAGGCCATCCTGCACGTGGCCCACTTCGACCTCGACGGCCGGGACATGCGCGTCACCCGGCAGGCCGTCAACCGGGTGCGGCGGGCGGGCGCCACCACCCTCATCCGCCGCCACTCGGCGCTGTCCGAGGACGAGATGCGGACCATCGTCGACCGGGCCGACCACTGGCGCGACACCGAGACCGAACGCGGCTTCTCGATGGCCCTGGACCGGCTCGGCGACCCCGCCGACGGGGACTGCCTGCTGGTCGAGGCCTTCGACGCCGCCGGGGAGCTGATCGCCCTGCTCTCCTTCGTGCCCTGGGGCAAGGACGGCATCTCCCTCGACCTGATGCGCCGCGACCGCGCCGCCCCCAACGGGGTCATGGAGTTCATGGTCGCCGAACTGTGCGCCGCCGCCCCGGGCCTGGGGGTACGCCGGATCTCCCTCAACTTCGCCGTGTTCCGCTCGGCCTTCGAGGAGGGCGGCCGGATCGGGGCCGGGCCGGTGCTGAAGCTGTGGCGCAGACTGCTGCTGTTCTTCTCCCGGTGGTGGCAACTGGAGGCCCTCTACCGCTCCAACGTGAAGTACGGGCCCGAGTGGTACCCACGCTTCCTCTGCTACCAGGACGCCGGCTCGCTCGCCCGGGTCAGCCTCGCCTCCGGCATCGCCGAGGGCTTCGTCTCCGTCCCCAGCCTGCGCACCCTGTGGGGCAACGGCCACCCCAAGGGGTTGACCGCTCCCGCCAACACCTCCGGGCTGCCCTCCATCGACTCCCTGGGCCTGGACCTCGTAGGGGAGGACGGCGTCCCCGCCGCGGCGAGCGAACGGCTCCCCGAACAGGTCCGCGTCCGCCACGCCAAACTGGACCGCCTCCGCGCGGCCGGCGTCGACCCCTACCCCGTCGGCATCCGGCAGCGCACCCACACCGCGGACCGGTTGAAGGCCCTCCACCCCGGCCAACCGCCCGGCCAACCGCCCGGCACCCGTACCGGCGAGCAGGTCACGCTCGCCGGACGGGTGATGGTCGTACGGGACCTCGGCGGCGTGGTCTTCGCCGTGCTGCGCGACTGGACCGGCGACGCCCAGTTGATGTTCACCCGCGACGAGAGCGGCGCCGACGTCCTGGACGCCTTCACCTCCCAGGTCGACTTCGGCGACCACGTGGTGGTGAGCGGCGAGGTCGGCAGCAGCCGCGCGGGCGAACCGTCGGTCGTCGTCGACTCCTGGCAGCTCGCCGGCAAGTGCCTGCGCCCGCTGCCCGACAAGCGCAAGGGCCTCGCCGACCCCGAGGCCCGGGTCCGGCGCCGCTACCTCGACCTCGTCGCCAGTCCCGACGCGCGTGACGTCGTACGGGCCCGGTCGAGCGCCGTGCAGGCGCTGCGGCAGGGCCTGCTCGACCGGGGCTACCTGGAGGTCGAGACACCGATGCTCCAGCAGATCCACGGCGGGGCCAACGCCCGGCCCTTCCGCACCCACATCAACGCCTACGACCTCGACCTCTACCTGCGCATCGCCCCCGAGCTGTACCTGAAGCGGCTGTGCGTCGGCGGGATGGAGAAGGTCTTCGAGATGGGCCGCACCTTCCGCAACGAGGGCGTCTCCTACAAGCACAACCCCGAGTTCACGATGCTGGAGGCCTACCAGGCCTTCGCCGACTACGACGTCATGCTCGACCTCACGCGCGAACTCATCCAGGGCGCCGCCACCGCCGCCTTCGGATCGCCCATCGCCCACAAGGCCGGGCCCGACGGGGCCCTCGTCGTCCACGACATCTCCGGGCCCTGGCCCGTCAAGACGATGTACGGCGCCATCAGCGAGGCCCTCGGGGAGGTCGTCGACGCCGACACCGAGGAGCACGTGCTGCGCCGCCTGTGCGAGCGCGCGGGCGTCCCGCACCGGCCCGAGGACACGCGGGGTGACGTGGCCCTGGAGATGTACGAGCGGCTCGTCGAGGAACGGACGAAACTCCCCACCTTCTACAAGGACTTCCCGACCGACGTCTCCCCGCTCACCCGACAGCACCGCAAGGACCCGCGGCTGGCCGAACGCTGGGACCTGGTCGCCTTCGGCACCGAACTGGGCACCGCCTACTCGGAACTGACCGACCCCGTCGAGCAGCGCCGCCGGCTCACCGCCCAGTCGCTGCTGGCGGCGGGCGGGGACCCGGAGGCGATGGAGCTGGACAACGACTTCCTGGACGCCCTGGAGTACGCGATGCCCCCGACGGGGGGCCTCGGCATCGGCGTCGACCGCCTCGTCATGTTCCTCACGGGTCTGACGATCCGCGAGACGCTTCCGTTCCCGCTCGTGCGACGTGGCTGAACGTCGTTCGTGAGCGGCGGCGGCGTGGCTGGTCCGTGCGGGTGAGCGGGACGGGGAGCGTCCGCGCCTCTCGACAACTTCGACGATGTCGTTGATACGTAGTAATAATGAAAAATGACGAGCAGACAGTAGGGCGACGCATGCTCCTGCGTACAGCCGTCTTCCTCGGAATCGCCGCCGCCTCCGGACTCCTCACCGGGGGCGAAGCGGACACCCCCGGCTCGCCGACCGCCTCCGGACCCGCCCCGGCCGGCGGGCCCGGCGCCGGAGGGGTCCCCGGGCTGCGTCCCGCCGGGCCGCCGGAGAAGTCCTACCGCCTGCGACCCATGACCGCCGAGGCCCCCGCCCGGCCGCCCACCGTCAAACCCGCCGTCCGCAACCGACCCATCCTGGAACTCCCGTCCGACGCGGCCCACGCCTCCGCCATGGTGCTCACCTTCGACGACGGCCCGGACCCGCGCTACACCCCGGCCATCCTGGACGTCCTGGCCCGGTACGGGGTCCGCGCGATGTTCTTCGTCTGCGGGGAGATGGCCGGCGAACACCCCGACCTGCTGCGCCGGATGGTCACCGAGGGCCATGTCATCGGCAACCACACTTGGACCCACCCGCTCATCCCCACCCTGGGCCGGTCCGCCCTCGAAGCCGAGATCGGGCGCACGAGCGAGGTCGTACGGCAGACCGTGGGGGAGCCCCCGCTGTGGTTCCGGGCCCCCTACGGGGCCTGGAACCGGGCCGCCTTCGAGATCGGGGCCGACCTGGGCATGGAGCCCCTCGCCTGGACCGTGGACACCCTCGACTGGAAGGAACCCGGCACGGCCACGATCGTCTCCCGGGTCATGGAGGGCGCTGGCCCCGGGGTGATCGTGCTGAACCACGACGCCGGCGGCGACCGCACCCAAAGCGTCCACGCCCTGGCCACCTACCTCCCCCAACTCCTCGCCCAGGGCTACCGCCTGACCCTCCCCACCCACCCACCCCGCTGACCACGCAACCGAACGGCCAGGCCCCCGGTACCGGTCCGGGGGCCTGGGGGGAGGGGTCAGCGGGTGGTGACCATGCGGGCGAAGACCACTACGTTGCCGTCGTAGCCCTTCGCCTTGGAGTAGCCGCCGCCGCAGGTGATCACGCGGAGCTCCGGGTGGCCCGTGTCCCCGTACACGCGGGAGCCGGGGAAGGCGTCCTTCGAGAACACCTCCACCCCGTACACCTCGAACACCGCCGTGCGTCCGTCGTAGCGCTGCACCTCGACCTGCTGGCCCGGCTTCAACGAGCCGAGGCCGTAGAAGACCGCCGGGCCCTGCGCGTTGTCCACGTGGCCGACGATCACGGACGAGCCCTTTTGGCCCGGCGAAATGCCGTTCAGGTACCAGCCCGCCAGGTTCCGTTCCTGCGGGGGCGGCGCTTCGATCCAGCCCTGAGCGTCCAGCCCGACCGTCATCACCGGCGCGTCCACGTTGATCGCCGGAATCCGGATGCGCTGCACCGACGAGTGCTCCAGCACCTCCATGCCCGCCGCCGGCGTCGGCGGATTGGCCGGCAACTGGTCGGCGCGCACGGCGACGGCCGCCGCGGCCGTCGGCTGCGGCGGCCCGTCCTCGGTACCTGCCCCGTTCCGCATCATGGCGAGGCCGCTGAGCATGACCATCGCGAGGACGCCCCAGGGGGAGCGTCGTCTCCTCGAAGGCAGCTCACTCTCGTCCTCGGTCATGGCTCTCCCTTCCCGACGCGGGGGTCCCGACCCGCGTTCCAGTCCCTCCCCGGTACGCCCTTCTTCACGCACGTTAAGGCCGCTCGCGCGGGACGGCGATCGGGGACGTGCGAACGGGTGGTGAGTGGGCGGCGGGAGGGCGGCGGGAAGGCGATGCGGCCGGAAGGGGTGCGCCCATCCAGGTAATCGTCACATAAACGCCTGACGGCTCGTGACCTGCGGATCCGTCAGATGATCGGCTCGCGCTTCGGCGTGTCGCTCAACCGGGCGGCCCAAAGGCGAACATGCGCCGGATGCGACAGGCCCCGAGGGTTCGTGATGGGAGGCGTTCTCGTCGATCTTCCCGGGCCACCGCTCCGGGGCGCTTCCCGCTGGAGGTTCCACCATGCGTGTCTTCCGCGCTCTCACCGTGACCGCGGCCGCTTGCGCCGCGATCGGGCTCAGTGCCACGTTCGCCGCCGCGAACCCCCCGCAGGGCGGCGGGAACGGGCCCAGCAACGTCACGGTCAACCCGTACTCCGTGCACCAGGGCGCCTCGATGCAGGTCAGCGCCTCGGGCTGTGGCCACGGCGGCACCGTCTGGTCGCACGGCAACTTCCCGCAGACCAACCTGTCGGCCGGCTCCATCGGCTTCGCGACCGTCCGGATCTTCAACCACGCCTCGCCCGGCAACCACACGCTGTCGGTGAAGTGCCACGACAACAACCTGGTCGCCACCCACCGCTTCACGATCCTGCGCGGGAACGGCGCCCAGGGCGGCATCGGCGGCTCCTTCGGCCCGTCCACGGTCGAGACGGTCATCGGTTCCGGTCTGGTCGGGGCGGCGGCGCTGGGCGCCGGTGTGCACGTGATCCGGCGTCGTCGTCCGGCGGGCAGCAGGGCCTGAGGAGGTCGCCCACGGGTTCTCCGCTCCGCGCCCCCGTGCTTCCCACGCCCCGCGTTCCGTGCTCCGGTTCCGCTCGTCCTGCCGTCCCTTCCCCCCCGGCCCCGGCCGACCGCCGGCCGTTTGGGATCCCGCCCGGGACCCGAAGCGGCCGGCCGTCGCCGGGGGCTCGCCGTCGGGGGAGTCAGTGGTCGCGGGCCGAGCCCCGCCGGCGCACGGCGTACGCCGCCCCGGCGGCCGCCGCGAGGAAGAGGCCCGCGCCCGCGCCGAGTTCCAGCAGGTCCATGCCGGCCACGCTGCCGCCGAGTCCGCCGCGCACCCCGAGGCTCGCACCCTGGGACGCGACGGTGCCCGTGACGGTGCCCGTCGTCGTACGCGTGGCGGTGGTGCGCGGGATGGCGCCCGTGGTGCTCCGGGGAGTGGCGGGTGAGGTGGTACCGGTCCGGGGGCCGCTCGTCGAACTGGTGCTGGGCTGCGAGGTGGTGCCGCCGGCGATGGTGAGGTCGGCGGAGGCGTTCTCCCCGTTGCAGGTGAAGGTGACGGAGTACTGGGCTCCGCGCCGGGCGTCCCGGTCCACGGTGACCCGTACGGTCTGCCCGCGCGCGATGCTCACGGTGTCGAAGACACCGGAGGAGGCGGTGGCGTAGGCGGCGTCGCAGCCGGTCACGGACAACACGGTCTGGCCGCCGGGGGCCACCGTCGAAGGGGTGACGGCGAAGCCGAAAGAGGCGACGGCGGGCGCCGCCGCGAGCGCGGCGGGTGCGGCGGGCACGGCGAAGGCGCCGAACGCGAGGGCGAGGCCCGCGGCGCCGGCGATCGGCAGGGCTGTGGCGGAGCTGCGTATCGCACCCATGGTCGGTTCTCCGGATCCCCGAGGGGCATTCGCGCAGCGTTTCCGCACGTGGGAAGAGTGCACCTCGATGCTCGTCACGCTAGGCGCGGGGGCGGTGACCCGCGATCAGGAACGGGCGAATGGGGCACGGCCGTAGGCCGAACCGGGGACGGGAGGCCCGTCCCCGGTTTAGCTCCGGGGGTTACCTCCGGGGGTTACCTCCGGCAGGAGAGCGGGGCTCAGCCCCCCAGCCCCAGGTGTCCGAACTGGGCGAGGAAGGGCTCGGCGGTGGCCGAGATGCCCCGGCCGAAGGGGGCGTCGAAGTCCCAGATCAGGAACAACAGGAAGGCGATCAGGGCGCTGAACAGGCCTGCCAGGAGCAGCTCGCGGAACGAGCGGCGGATCTGGAGGGTGAAGATCAGACCCACCGTCACCAGGGCGCCCGCGATCAGCCCGAACCACACCACCCCGGGCATCGTGGCGCCGGCGCCCAGACCGCGCGCGTTGCGGGCGTCGTCCACCAGCGCGACCTGGTCGACCAGGGGCTGGTAGGCCTGCCCCTCGTGGTCGGTCTGCGGCTCGTAGTCGGTCACGTCCCGGCGGATACGTTCCAGCAGCTCCCCACCGCGGTCCGCCAAGGTGCCGTGATCGACCATCTGCTTCCACTCGGTGTCGACCACGAAGGTCACGTAGGCGTCGACGTCCGAGCGGATCTTCTTGCGGACCTCGGCCGGGTAGACCTCGGAGCGGACGCTGATCTCGTGCAGCGCCTGCGCCTCCTGGCGCACGTACTCCTGGGCGGCGCCGCGACCCTCCCAGACGCCCGCGATGGCCAGGCCCAGCACGATCGCGTAGATCACCCCGATCATCATCGTCATGTACTCGATGACGTCCGGGGTTTCGTTCGGATCGTCGTCCTCGCCGATCCTGCGGTGGTTGAAGAAGGCGATGGACAGCACGACGGCGCAGGCCGCGGCCATCGCGAGGGACAGGACGAGCCATTCCGACAAGGTGACTCCCGATATCAGGGGCAGCGGTCAGCGGGGGCGCAGCGCGACGATCGCGAGCACGGCGGGGGCGGCGGTCATGAGCGTGAAGGTGACCGGGGAGATGTGGTGTTCCTTGGGTTTGCGGGTGGCCGCGTGGTACGCGGGCCGGGCGACCGGCTTCGCCTGAACCGGTACGGGCGGTGGCGAGGACGGCGGCGGCGGTGGGGTCGGCTCGGGGGCGGGAGGCTTGGGCGCCGGTGGCGGAGGTGGGGCCGGTGCGGCCTTGACGACCGGTGGGGACGGCTTCGGTACGGGCTGGGGCGGGGCGGGCGTCGGTCGCGGCGGGGTCGGTTTCGGTTTCGGCGGTGGTGTGGGGGTGGGCGTCGGGGTGGGGGACGGTGTGGGTTTCGGTGGGGTGGGCTTCGGTGGACACGGCGGGGGAGGGGGCGGTGGGCAGTGGTGGCCGTGCCCGTGCCCGTGCCCGTGGCCGTGACCATGGCCGTTTCCGTGGCCGCCGCCTTGGCCGCCGCCGTGATGTCCGCCACCCCGACCGGCTCCGGCGGAGCCGCCGCCGGCGGCCGCGAACGCGTGGACGAGGGGCGAGCCGTCGCCGGCGTCGATCGTCACGTAGGCGCAGCTATCGGCCACGGCCGGTGTGGCGGTCAGGGCCGCCCACAGCAGGACAGGGACCACCAGCAGGCGCCTGGCACAGGGTGTGTTCACCCCGGGAGCATGGGGTCGCGCGCGCCCGCGCACGTGAGGCCCGGCTCGGGTTCGCCTGATCGGGCGGAGCGTGGACCGTAGAGGTTTGAGCCATGTTCTGATCGGATCAGACCGCTTGAGAGTCAATTCCTAAAAGGTATTTGTCTGTTTTTCGACCATGGCTGTCCGGACTCGTGTGTGCCTTTGATGTGTGACCAAGAACGGATCGCCAATTTCCGCTTTTGCTCGCCCTGTTGGGCAATGATCAGTACATTCGGCTCGGACAGGAGTCCGAGCGCCGTCCCACCTCCTGGACGGACCGGAACACGACACGGCACGACTACGGCTTGGAGACCCCGATGGAGCGCCCCGCCTGGGCCCCGGCAGGCATCGACATATCGGTGCCGAGCGTGTCCCGCATCTACGATTACTACCTGGGCGGCTCCCACAATTTCGAGGTCGACCGCCAGGCGGCCCGCCGGGCCATGGAATTCCTGCCGGGGCTCCCCAAGATCATGCAGGCGAACCGGGCGTTCATGCGCCGGGCTGTGCGCCACGCCGTCGCCGAG
Coding sequences:
- a CDS encoding DUF4239 domain-containing protein; translation: MSEWLVLSLAMAAACAVVLSIAFFNHRRIGEDDDPNETPDVIEYMTMMIGVIYAIVLGLAIAGVWEGRGAAQEYVRQEAQALHEISVRSEVYPAEVRKKIRSDVDAYVTFVVDTEWKQMVDHGTLADRGGELLERIRRDVTDYEPQTDHEGQAYQPLVDQVALVDDARNARGLGAGATMPGVVWFGLIAGALVTVGLIFTLQIRRSFRELLLAGLFSALIAFLLFLIWDFDAPFGRGISATAEPFLAQFGHLGLGG
- the lysX gene encoding bifunctional lysylphosphatidylglycerol synthetase/lysine--tRNA ligase LysX; translated protein: MSVTVEEARGTRNRFLNRVPDAFGAFFGALGLLCALLALSPTLRRLLRPAVRFLDAVVVPVSENLAYAVFLFLLAAALGTRKKIAWWIVVTYLALLILVDVLIIAEGDFWTGGPSLVIAVAALGVLVAARAEFYAASRPGAVWRAMLVLGLGLLAAVFLGWGLVALFPGTLTKGQWLDWAAKQVFGGLFSAREFDGRPPRPLYFLLGLFGALALLNAAATLFRSQRLTAALHGDEEPRIRALLGAYGRNDSLGYFATRRDKAVVFAPNGKAAVTYRVEAGVCLASGDPVGDPAAWTPAIDAWLGVARRHGWQPAVMGASEDGATAYARSGLSALQLGDEAILHVAHFDLDGRDMRVTRQAVNRVRRAGATTLIRRHSALSEDEMRTIVDRADHWRDTETERGFSMALDRLGDPADGDCLLVEAFDAAGELIALLSFVPWGKDGISLDLMRRDRAAPNGVMEFMVAELCAAAPGLGVRRISLNFAVFRSAFEEGGRIGAGPVLKLWRRLLLFFSRWWQLEALYRSNVKYGPEWYPRFLCYQDAGSLARVSLASGIAEGFVSVPSLRTLWGNGHPKGLTAPANTSGLPSIDSLGLDLVGEDGVPAAASERLPEQVRVRHAKLDRLRAAGVDPYPVGIRQRTHTADRLKALHPGQPPGQPPGTRTGEQVTLAGRVMVVRDLGGVVFAVLRDWTGDAQLMFTRDESGADVLDAFTSQVDFGDHVVVSGEVGSSRAGEPSVVVDSWQLAGKCLRPLPDKRKGLADPEARVRRRYLDLVASPDARDVVRARSSAVQALRQGLLDRGYLEVETPMLQQIHGGANARPFRTHINAYDLDLYLRIAPELYLKRLCVGGMEKVFEMGRTFRNEGVSYKHNPEFTMLEAYQAFADYDVMLDLTRELIQGAATAAFGSPIAHKAGPDGALVVHDISGPWPVKTMYGAISEALGEVVDADTEEHVLRRLCERAGVPHRPEDTRGDVALEMYERLVEERTKLPTFYKDFPTDVSPLTRQHRKDPRLAERWDLVAFGTELGTAYSELTDPVEQRRRLTAQSLLAAGGDPEAMELDNDFLDALEYAMPPTGGLGIGVDRLVMFLTGLTIRETLPFPLVRRG
- a CDS encoding polysaccharide deacetylase family protein, translating into MLLRTAVFLGIAAASGLLTGGEADTPGSPTASGPAPAGGPGAGGVPGLRPAGPPEKSYRLRPMTAEAPARPPTVKPAVRNRPILELPSDAAHASAMVLTFDDGPDPRYTPAILDVLARYGVRAMFFVCGEMAGEHPDLLRRMVTEGHVIGNHTWTHPLIPTLGRSALEAEIGRTSEVVRQTVGEPPLWFRAPYGAWNRAAFEIGADLGMEPLAWTVDTLDWKEPGTATIVSRVMEGAGPGVIVLNHDAGGDRTQSVHALATYLPQLLAQGYRLTLPTHPPR
- a CDS encoding class F sortase, producing MTEDESELPSRRRRSPWGVLAMVMLSGLAMMRNGAGTEDGPPQPTAAAAVAVRADQLPANPPTPAAGMEVLEHSSVQRIRIPAINVDAPVMTVGLDAQGWIEAPPPQERNLAGWYLNGISPGQKGSSVIVGHVDNAQGPAVFYGLGSLKPGQQVEVQRYDGRTAVFEVYGVEVFSKDAFPGSRVYGDTGHPELRVITCGGGYSKAKGYDGNVVVFARMVTTR